The sequence GTCGTGATCGTGATCATGGGGATGGCTGTGGGTCAGATCCCCGTGGGTGTGTTCATGATCATGCTTGACCACGGTCGTAGTGGCCTTGCCCCTCAAACATCCGCAACCTTTGCACATATGGACCTCCTTGAGCCTTGAAACAGGCTGTTTGCGATAAATATGGGGTTCAAAGTAATCCTTTCCTTGCCGATGGCAATACCGAACTCAATGCAGCATTTTGCACATCTACACATCTTGTGCAACAGGCGGTACACAAACCGCCCGCAGAGGACGCACACCGACAACTCAACATCTTGAAATAAAGCAATTTCATCTATTGGCACGGCGTCTGCTAAGCCAGAATCAACCAACGACATTCCACTACCTCCAGAATGTAATTGTAAAGGGAGCCTTCAAATGCACGTGAAACACCTCATAATCACCCTCACGCTGGTCCTGGCCCTCGCAGCCGGAGCCCAGGCCTACAGGGGCGGCTGTCCGGGACAGGGACACTACCAGGACTTCATGTCCGGCCTGCCCCCCGAGCAGCAGCAAAAAGTCCAGGCGCTGACTGACGAACACCACAAGGAACTCTTTGCCCTCCACAAGGAGCTCCTGGCCAGGCACGAAGCCATGGAAGCACTGTTCGCGGCAACCCCCACCGACAAGTCAGCCATCGACAAGGCCGTGGCCGAAGTGAGCGAACTGCAGGCGAAAAAAGCGCAACTCAACGCAGACTATCGCGTGGAGTTGACTGAAATCGCCGGAAAGCCCGTTCCCATCGAATCCGGCAAAGGCTGCGGACGCATGTCCGGGTGCGGAGCAAACTCCAGCGGCGCCACCCCAGGCGCCGGTTCCGCCCCCGGGTGCCCAGCCGCACAAACCATGTAAACCCTCTCTCTCCCTCCCTTGAAAAAGGCAAAGGCCGTACCCCCTGCGGCCTTTGCCTTTTCCTTGAGAAAGGCAGGCCATGGAACTCGTTCTCCCATCCCGCAGCGATCGCACCATCATGATGGCCACCATGGCCGTGTTCATGCTCGGCCTGGCGCTGAGCTTCTCCACATGGCGCAACCTGCGCCAGCAGCAGGACTCCTTTCATGAGCACGCCCTGGTCACGGCCCGCGCCATCGCCGCCGGAATCGAGATCAATCTGCGCCGTGAATTGCGATTGCCTGCGACTCCCGAGCACACCAACACGCTCCTGCATCTCCATCGCACCCTGGCCAAGGAATTGCTCCAGGACTACATAAAACGCACCGACGCCCGCTTCATCGGCCTCTACAACCCCCTCGGGCACATCCTGCTCTCCTCGCACAACGATCCAAAGGCGATCCAGGGCCAATTGCCGACCATCGCCTGGGCGAGCATCGGCAACGCAGGGGAATGGAGCGGCGAAATGAATTTCGAAGGCCAGCCCATCATGGTCCTGGGTCGCATCTCGCACCTGACCTCGGCCCCCGCCTGCCCCGACGGCCAGTGTCCGCCGGACAAGCAGCCCCCCCTTCTGCTCGTCGGCGTCGACATGACCCATCACCTGGCGGCCTTTGGCAAGTACAAGCGCACGGCCATCCTGCAAACCGGGTACATCCTGGCGGTGACCATCGTCTTCTGGATTCTGCTCCTGGGCTTTCTGCAACGCAACGAGCAGCACAGACGCCTGCAACGCCTGGAGTCCTTCAACGCCCGCCTGCTGGACAACATGCCCGACGGCCTGCTGACCCTCTCTGCGGACGGCACGGTCGTGGCGGCCAATCCGGCGGCCATCAGCCTCATGGGCGGCCTGAGCCTCGTCGGCCAGCCGCTTTCAAGTATTTTCTCGAACCTGGGCCTGACCCCGGACAAGCAGCCGGGCCAGGACTGGAGCACTCTCAAGACTGCCGATCGGCATCTGGAGATTCTGCAACTGCCCTTGAAGGATGGATCGGAGCAACGCCTCGTGCTGATTCGCGACCGCACGGAACTGGCCGGCCTTGAGCGGGAACTGCACCGCAATGAAAAGCTGGCCGCCATCGGCCGCATGGCGGCGGGCGTGGCCCACGAGATCCGCAACCCGCTCTCGGCCCTGCGCGGGTTCGCCCAGTTCTTCGCCAAGAAGCTGGCCGGCCGGGACCCTGAAGAACTGTATGCGCGAACCATGGTCCAGGAAGCGGACCGCCTGAACCGCGTCATCACCGACCTGCTCTTCCTGGCCCGTCCCCGGCAGCTGAGCTTCGCCCAGGTGCCCCTTGCAGAGATTTTCCGGGAAGTGCATACTCTCTTGTCCATGGACGCAGGCGCCAGGAACGGCCGTCTGGAACATTGGACAGACACCGAAACCGTGCAGGCCGACCGGGACGCCCTGAAGCAGGCCGTCATCAACCTGCTCATGAACAGCGTGGAGGCCCTGCCCGGGGAAGAGGGTTTGATAGAACTCTGGGCCGAAGGGAATGACGACGGGACCTGGATTCGCGTCCGGGACAACGGCGCGGGCATGAGCCCGGAAGAGCGCGAACACGCCCTGGAGCCGTTCTTCACCACCCGCGACAAGGGCACCGGCCTTGGGCTGGCCATCGTCCACACCATCATGCAGGAGCATGGCGGCCTTATCCAGATAGAAACGCCGACGGCCGGAGGCACGGTCGTCTCCCTTTTCTTTCCCGCAAACCCCACCGGGAGCGCTACATGACTCAGCAATCCACTGTCCTTGTCATCGATGACGAACCCGCGCACCGGCTCATGGTCCGCGTCGTCCTCGGCGACGCCGGCTTCAAGGTGCTGGAGGCGGACAACGGCTCGTCCGGCCTGACCACATTGCGCGCCAAGCCTGTGGACGTCGTCCTGCTGGACATGCGCATGCCGGGCATGAGCGGTCTTGATGTGCTGCAAAAGATGCACGAGGAAGGGATCGCGACGCCGGTGATCATGCTGACCGCGTTCGGCAATGTGAGCAGCGCCGTGGAATCCATGAAAATTGGAGCCTGGGATTATCTGACCAAGCCGACGGACAACGACGAACTCCTGGCGGTGGTCAAAAAAGCGGCGGAACATGTGCGCCTGACCCGCGAAAACCGCGATCTCAAAAAACAGATCGGCCAACTGCGCGAGACCAGGATCATCGGCAACAGCCCGGAAATACGCAAGGTCGTGGAGCTCATCGAACAGGTGGGGCCCAGTGAAGCCAACGTGCTCGTCCTCGGCGAATCGGGCACGGGCAAGGAGCTTGTCGCCCAGCAACTGCACGAACAGAGCGCGCGCTGCAAAGGCCCGCTGGTCAAGGTCAACTGCGCGGCCCTGCCCGAAAACCTGCTCGAAAGCGAACTCTTCGGCTACGTGCGCGGCGCCTTCACCGGCGCGGCCCAGGACAAACCCGGCCGCTTCCAGCTGGCCGGGGGCGGGACCCTCTTTCTGGATGAAATCGGCGAACTGCCCCTGACCCTGCAGGCCAAGATCCTGCGCGCCCTGCAGGAACGCATCGTCGAACCCCTCGGCGGCGTGACCCCGGTCAGCATCGACGTGCGCTTCATCGCGGCCACAAACCGCGACCTCCCGGCCATGATCGCCGCAGGCACATTCCGCGAAGACCTTTATTACCGGCTCAATGTGCTCGAAATACGCATTCCGCCCCTGCGCGAACGCAGCGAAGACATCCCCCTTTTGGTCGACTACCTTCTTGACAAGCTCGGCCGCAAAAACAACCGCCCGATCCGCACCGTCACCCGCGAATTCCTGGACGCCCTCGGCCGGCACGAATGGCGGGGCAATGTGCGCGAACTTGAAAACGTCCTGGAGCGTGCCCTTATCCTCTGCCGCGCGGACACGCTGGACCTGCGGGACCTCCCGGATCATCTGCTGGCTTCCGGCCCGGCGTCCCGCCCTGCGCACCAGGCCCAGCCCGGCGAAAGCCCGCTGGAAGCGGCCGAGCGTCAGGCCCTGGAAGAAACCCTGCGCAAATACGCCGGACACCGCGAACGCACCGCCCAGGCCCTCGGGATCAGCCGCCGCACGCTGCAATACCGCCTCAAGAAATACGGATTGACCACCAGATAAAAAAGGCCGGCCCCTTTGCGGGAGCCGGCCTCTTCAATTTCATGCACGAGGAAATCAGATGCCGCAGGCATCCTTCAGATACTTCACGCGCAGGTTGCGCGTGACCAGCACCGGGCACGACGCCCCTTCAAGCACGCGCGTGACCACGCTGCCCATGATCACATTCTCGAGTACCGAAAGTCCGCGCGATCCGATGACAATGAGGTCACAGTCCAGTTCGTCCTGCACATTCAGGATCTCGTAGTCCGGACGACCGCTGCGCGAAATCAGTTCCACTTCCATGCTGCAAGGTTCCAGCATCGTTTTATACTCTTCCAGAATCGCCATGGACTTGGCCTCGGCGCCGGCGCGCAACTTCTCGGCCATCTCGCCGCCGATGGTCATGGTGATGGGCTCCCAGACATTGAGCAGATAAATCTTGGGATTTCTGGAATTGACCAGCTGCGTGCCGTACTTGGCCGCATTTCTGGAAGAATCCGAACCATCCACCGGTATCAAAACACGTTCAACCTTTATCATGGCAGTATCTCCACGGCGGCAGGGCCGCCTCTTTGCTTGCGATTAACGGAAGAAAAGAAAGGTCATGAGCACGAAACAGGGAACCAGAATGCCCACGGACCAGGCCATGTAGCCGAAGAAGCTGGGCATCTTGATCCCGCTCGACTCCGCGATGGACCGGACCATGAAGTTGGGGGCGTTGCCGATATAGGTGTTGGCGCCCATGAACACCGCACCCGCCGAGATGGCCATGAGGGTATGCACGTGTTCCATCAGGAAGTGCGCGTCGCCACCGGCGGTGTTGAAGAAGACCAGATAGGTCGGAGCATTGTCCAGGAAGCTCGACAGAGCGCCGGTCAGCCAGAAGTACATGGCGTTGTTGGCCACGCCGTCGACGGAGACCAGGGCAATGAGGCTCGACAAGGCGCCGTCCATGCCCGCGCGCAGGATGGAGATGGCCGGGATCATGGTCAGGAAGATGCCGGCGAATAGCTTGGCCACCTCGACAATGGGCTCCCAGTTGAACTCGTTGCGGCGGCGGATCTCGGCGGCCGTGGTCTTGAGACTCACACCGGCCAGGATCAGAAGCAGCACGTCGCGAGCGATGTTCTGCAGTTCCATGTGCACGTGATAAACAACCACGCCGCCCTCGGGCTTCCACATGCCGCTCATGAGCACGCCGCCGACCACGCCGGCCAGCAGGAGCAGGTTGAAGGTGCCTTCCAGGCGCAGTTTGCCGTCCTGGCCCGCGTCAGGAGACTCGGGGCGGCCCTCCTTGTTGAAAAGCATTGTGTCGATGACGAAATACAGGCTCAGCAGAATGACCGACATGACCGCGAAGGGAACAAAAAGATGCTGCGTGGTCCAGAAAAAGGACACGCCCTTCAAGAAGCCCAGAAACAGCGGCGGATCGCCCAAGGGGGTCAGACTGCCACCGATGTTGGCCACCAGAAAGATGAAGAACACGATGGTGTGCACCTTGTATTTGCGATGCGAGATGGCCCGCATGAGCGGACGGATGAGCAGCATGGCCGCGCCGGTGGTGCCCATCCAGCTGGCCAGCAAGGTGCCGATCAGCAGAATGACCGTGTTGACCACGGGCTTCCCCACCAGGGAGCCGCGCAGACACACTCCGCCGGCGATGGTGAACAGCGAAAAAAGCAGGATCAGAAACGAAACGTACTCCAGGGCAATGGTGTGCACCACGGAATACAGCGCCAGTTCGTAACCATGGAACAGGGCGAAGGGCACGAGGAAAGCCACGCTCCAGAAAGCCGCCACCTTGCCGTAATGATGATGCCAGAAATGCGGTACGGCCAAAGGCATGACGGCGATGGAAAGAAGCATGCACGCAAAGGGAACCACCCAAAGCACGCTCAGATGTTTGCCGATCTCCTCGGCCTCATGGTGCAAATCCCCTGCGGAAGCCCAAACATCCGGCAAGACGCCAAGAACCCCCAGGCCTATGGCCGCCAGGCAAAAAAACCAGACAGAACTTTTTCGCATCCGATGTTCTCCTTATAGGCTGCCACCCGTAGTGACAGTCAGCTCACGTGCACGTTGGAGCGTCTTGCGGACGCCCGGCCTTCCTCCCGATCACCTCGTGACCCCCAAAAAAAACAGGCCACTCATTGGGCATCCATGAACGCAACACGGCTTCATGCCCGCCAAACGGCCCAAAGTACGAACCCGGACTTTCCATCGAAACAGTCCGGGCGACATGTGCGCCGACGCGATGATCCCCCACCTCTTGTGCCGGATTTCACACACGGGTGGGTGCATATGCCATATCCTTTTCCAGAGCAATACCCCCTGAAAAAGGGCCGTGTGCCTTGCTTACCGGGCGCGATAGGCGAACGGGCCCGGATCGGAACGCGTCGTGCTGATTTTTCTTGTAATTTCGTACTGAAACGATTCGAAAACCTGTTCCCCAAAAAAAGCGGCCGCCTCCCTTCCGGAGACGGCCGCATTATTCAGAGGCGAACCTCTGGTTGCCGGATTACAACCCGCAGGCGTCCTGCAGGTACTTCACACGCAGGTTGCGCGTGACCAGCACGGGGCAGGTCGCGCCTTCAAGCACGCGCGTGACCACGCTGCCCATGATCACGTTCTCAAGCACCGACAGGCCGCGCGAGCCGATGACGATGAGATCGCAATCAAGCTCGTCCTGCACGTTCAGAATCACATAATCCGGGCGGCCGCTCCGCGCGATCAGTTCCACTTCCAGGCCGCAGGGCTCAAGCAGGCTCTTGTATTCCTCCAGCATCTCCATGGCCTTGGCATGGGCCCGCTCGCGCAGTTTCTCCGCCTTTTCGCCGCCGATGGTCATGTTGATGGGCTCCCAGACGTTGAGCAGATAAAGCTTGGCGCTGCGGGGGCTGACCAGATGCGCGGCATACTTGGCCGCGTTCCTGGAAGAGTCCGAACCGTCGACAGGTATGAGTACACGTTCGATTTTGATCATAAAAGTATCTCCACAGGCGGCGATGCCGCCTTCTCGCTTTCGATTAATGGAAAAAGAGGTAGTTCATCAATACGAAGCTGGGCACCAGGATGCCTGCGGACCAGG is a genomic window of Desulfomicrobium baculatum DSM 4028 containing:
- a CDS encoding periplasmic heavy metal sensor, which codes for MHVKHLIITLTLVLALAAGAQAYRGGCPGQGHYQDFMSGLPPEQQQKVQALTDEHHKELFALHKELLARHEAMEALFAATPTDKSAIDKAVAEVSELQAKKAQLNADYRVELTEIAGKPVPIESGKGCGRMSGCGANSSGATPGAGSAPGCPAAQTM
- a CDS encoding two-component system sensor histidine kinase NtrB, whose amino-acid sequence is MELVLPSRSDRTIMMATMAVFMLGLALSFSTWRNLRQQQDSFHEHALVTARAIAAGIEINLRRELRLPATPEHTNTLLHLHRTLAKELLQDYIKRTDARFIGLYNPLGHILLSSHNDPKAIQGQLPTIAWASIGNAGEWSGEMNFEGQPIMVLGRISHLTSAPACPDGQCPPDKQPPLLLVGVDMTHHLAAFGKYKRTAILQTGYILAVTIVFWILLLGFLQRNEQHRRLQRLESFNARLLDNMPDGLLTLSADGTVVAANPAAISLMGGLSLVGQPLSSIFSNLGLTPDKQPGQDWSTLKTADRHLEILQLPLKDGSEQRLVLIRDRTELAGLERELHRNEKLAAIGRMAAGVAHEIRNPLSALRGFAQFFAKKLAGRDPEELYARTMVQEADRLNRVITDLLFLARPRQLSFAQVPLAEIFREVHTLLSMDAGARNGRLEHWTDTETVQADRDALKQAVINLLMNSVEALPGEEGLIELWAEGNDDGTWIRVRDNGAGMSPEEREHALEPFFTTRDKGTGLGLAIVHTIMQEHGGLIQIETPTAGGTVVSLFFPANPTGSAT
- a CDS encoding sigma-54-dependent transcriptional regulator, which gives rise to MTQQSTVLVIDDEPAHRLMVRVVLGDAGFKVLEADNGSSGLTTLRAKPVDVVLLDMRMPGMSGLDVLQKMHEEGIATPVIMLTAFGNVSSAVESMKIGAWDYLTKPTDNDELLAVVKKAAEHVRLTRENRDLKKQIGQLRETRIIGNSPEIRKVVELIEQVGPSEANVLVLGESGTGKELVAQQLHEQSARCKGPLVKVNCAALPENLLESELFGYVRGAFTGAAQDKPGRFQLAGGGTLFLDEIGELPLTLQAKILRALQERIVEPLGGVTPVSIDVRFIAATNRDLPAMIAAGTFREDLYYRLNVLEIRIPPLRERSEDIPLLVDYLLDKLGRKNNRPIRTVTREFLDALGRHEWRGNVRELENVLERALILCRADTLDLRDLPDHLLASGPASRPAHQAQPGESPLEAAERQALEETLRKYAGHRERTAQALGISRRTLQYRLKKYGLTTR
- a CDS encoding universal stress protein — translated: MIKVERVLIPVDGSDSSRNAAKYGTQLVNSRNPKIYLLNVWEPITMTIGGEMAEKLRAGAEAKSMAILEEYKTMLEPCSMEVELISRSGRPDYEILNVQDELDCDLIVIGSRGLSVLENVIMGSVVTRVLEGASCPVLVTRNLRVKYLKDACGI
- a CDS encoding sodium:proton antiporter: MRKSSVWFFCLAAIGLGVLGVLPDVWASAGDLHHEAEEIGKHLSVLWVVPFACMLLSIAVMPLAVPHFWHHHYGKVAAFWSVAFLVPFALFHGYELALYSVVHTIALEYVSFLILLFSLFTIAGGVCLRGSLVGKPVVNTVILLIGTLLASWMGTTGAAMLLIRPLMRAISHRKYKVHTIVFFIFLVANIGGSLTPLGDPPLFLGFLKGVSFFWTTQHLFVPFAVMSVILLSLYFVIDTMLFNKEGRPESPDAGQDGKLRLEGTFNLLLLAGVVGGVLMSGMWKPEGGVVVYHVHMELQNIARDVLLLILAGVSLKTTAAEIRRRNEFNWEPIVEVAKLFAGIFLTMIPAISILRAGMDGALSSLIALVSVDGVANNAMYFWLTGALSSFLDNAPTYLVFFNTAGGDAHFLMEHVHTLMAISAGAVFMGANTYIGNAPNFMVRSIAESSGIKMPSFFGYMAWSVGILVPCFVLMTFLFFR
- a CDS encoding universal stress protein, with translation MIKIERVLIPVDGSDSSRNAAKYAAHLVSPRSAKLYLLNVWEPINMTIGGEKAEKLRERAHAKAMEMLEEYKSLLEPCGLEVELIARSGRPDYVILNVQDELDCDLIVIGSRGLSVLENVIMGSVVTRVLEGATCPVLVTRNLRVKYLQDACGL